A genome region from Desulfobotulus mexicanus includes the following:
- a CDS encoding aminopeptidase P family protein: MNPSTSLRIENLRIRMAACDIDAMMVLVEENRRYLSGFTGEDNGYDESAGALFITKNKLLLATDSRFVFQGESEAHGYEIYCYKKGLAAELPDILSQIGSESLGFEPAKLSVKDHGRMLESLEKAGSSARLLPVTDLVESLRIIKDEDEINTIRKALAITEQALKNLIPSLVPGMSEKEAAWLLEKKLRETGAEGLSFPSIVACGVNAAKPHAHPSDYLFTTHAPVLFDWGIKLKGYCSDITRTFFLEKPDDRFMEIFEVVKTAQERATAAIREGVSTKEIDSLARDYIKEKGYGDFFGHGLGHGVGLAIHEAPRLSPMQDIPLKSGMVVTVEPGIYLPEWGGIRLENMVVVRKDGPEVLNTTTVEEFLPR, from the coding sequence TTGAACCCTTCCACTTCCTTACGCATAGAGAATCTCCGCATCCGCATGGCCGCCTGTGACATAGACGCCATGATGGTTCTTGTGGAAGAAAACCGCAGATACTTAAGCGGTTTTACCGGTGAAGACAACGGCTATGATGAGTCCGCAGGAGCCCTCTTCATCACAAAAAACAAGCTGCTTCTCGCCACGGACTCCCGCTTTGTTTTTCAGGGAGAAAGCGAAGCCCATGGCTATGAAATATACTGTTATAAAAAAGGTCTTGCTGCAGAACTTCCCGATATTCTTTCTCAAATAGGGTCTGAAAGCTTAGGTTTTGAACCGGCAAAGCTATCCGTAAAAGACCATGGACGTATGCTTGAATCCCTTGAGAAAGCAGGGTCTTCCGCAAGACTGCTGCCAGTCACGGATCTGGTGGAGTCCTTACGCATCATCAAAGACGAAGATGAAATTAACACCATTCGAAAAGCCCTTGCCATTACGGAACAGGCCTTAAAAAATCTGATCCCCTCCCTTGTGCCGGGCATGAGCGAGAAAGAAGCAGCATGGCTGCTTGAGAAAAAACTCCGGGAAACGGGTGCTGAAGGCCTTTCCTTTCCCAGCATTGTTGCCTGCGGTGTCAATGCGGCCAAACCCCATGCCCATCCTTCGGATTATCTTTTCACCACCCATGCCCCCGTCCTCTTTGACTGGGGCATAAAGCTCAAAGGATACTGCTCCGACATCACCCGCACTTTTTTTCTGGAAAAACCCGATGACCGCTTCATGGAAATTTTTGAAGTGGTGAAAACCGCTCAGGAAAGGGCCACGGCCGCCATCCGCGAGGGTGTGAGTACAAAGGAAATTGACTCACTGGCAAGGGATTACATCAAGGAAAAGGGATATGGAGATTTCTTCGGCCACGGTCTAGGCCATGGTGTGGGCCTTGCCATCCACGAAGCTCCAAGGCTCAGCCCCATGCAGGATATCCCCCTGAAAAGCGGCATGGTGGTCACCGTGGAGCCGGGGATTTATCTTCCTGAATGGGGCGGCATCCGCCTTGAGAACATGGTGGTGGTCCGGAAAGATGGACCGGAAGTTCTCAACACCACCACGGTTGAAGAATTTCTGCCACGATGA
- a CDS encoding substrate-binding periplasmic protein, translating to MDEFPPYISKELPGYGILSQIVSESFEKAGFEAVFVFVPWKRALKSVEEGEFLDGTPAWFRTPEREVLFYVSDSLVDDSQSFFHLKDFAFDWEKIEDLKGIHIGATLGYDYGEDFSRAYAREEILVEWVSKDVQNFRKMLAERIQVFPMNTLAGYGILQTDFSEKEFASITHHPKPLRAEALHLLLSKQNPANAEVMERFNRGLKELKKSGRYDEILK from the coding sequence GTGGATGAGTTTCCTCCATATATTTCTAAGGAACTCCCAGGATACGGGATTCTGAGCCAGATTGTTTCTGAAAGCTTCGAAAAGGCTGGTTTTGAAGCTGTTTTTGTTTTTGTCCCCTGGAAAAGAGCATTGAAAAGTGTGGAGGAAGGGGAATTTCTGGATGGAACTCCTGCCTGGTTTCGTACGCCGGAGAGGGAGGTTCTTTTTTATGTATCCGATTCTTTGGTGGATGACAGCCAGTCTTTTTTTCATCTGAAAGATTTTGCCTTTGACTGGGAAAAAATCGAAGACTTAAAGGGGATACATATTGGAGCTACCCTTGGTTATGATTATGGAGAAGATTTCAGCAGGGCATACGCCAGAGAAGAAATACTTGTTGAATGGGTTTCTAAGGATGTTCAGAATTTCAGGAAAATGCTTGCGGAACGGATACAGGTTTTTCCCATGAATACCCTTGCAGGTTATGGCATTCTGCAGACGGATTTCAGTGAAAAAGAGTTTGCCAGCATTACCCATCACCCTAAGCCCCTGCGTGCGGAAGCTCTGCACCTTCTTCTTTCTAAACAAAATCCTGCGAACGCTGAAGTGATGGAGCGCTTTAATCGGGGTTTGAAAGAACTGAAAAAAAGTGGTCGGTATGATGAGATCCTGAAATAG
- a CDS encoding class I SAM-dependent methyltransferase — protein sequence MQACPLCCCDFVSEFYRGRRRLYWQCSACNLVFVDAAFLLAPDAEKAEYDLHENSPEDEGYRRFLSRLTIPLLERLGGEKLEGLDFGCGPGPALASMMEENGYPMALYDPYYAPDKKPLEKEYDFITCTEAMEHFYRPQKEWKLLFELLKPGGWLGIMTKLVKDAKAFAGWHYKNDPTHVSFFSRKTFEYMAQYENLMVDFVGEDVIFFQKSPLFFSEISERIDL from the coding sequence ATGCAGGCTTGTCCTTTATGTTGTTGTGATTTTGTTTCGGAATTTTACCGGGGGCGGCGCAGACTGTACTGGCAGTGTTCGGCTTGTAATCTGGTTTTTGTGGATGCCGCCTTTCTTCTTGCCCCGGATGCGGAAAAGGCCGAGTATGATCTCCATGAGAACAGCCCCGAAGATGAAGGATACCGTCGTTTTCTGAGTCGCCTTACCATACCTCTTCTGGAACGTCTTGGAGGGGAAAAGCTGGAGGGGCTGGATTTTGGCTGCGGTCCCGGCCCGGCGCTGGCCTCCATGATGGAGGAAAATGGCTACCCAATGGCCCTTTATGATCCCTATTATGCACCGGATAAGAAGCCTCTTGAAAAAGAGTATGATTTCATAACCTGCACGGAAGCCATGGAACATTTTTACAGGCCGCAGAAAGAATGGAAGCTTCTGTTTGAATTACTGAAACCCGGCGGATGGCTGGGTATCATGACCAAACTTGTTAAAGATGCAAAGGCCTTTGCAGGCTGGCATTATAAAAATGATCCAACACATGTAAGTTTTTTCAGTCGAAAAACCTTTGAGTATATGGCACAATATGAAAATCTCATGGTGGATTTTGTGGGCGAAGATGTTATTTTTTTTCAGAAATCGCCTTTGTTTTTCTCTGAGATTTCTGAAAGGATAGATTTATGA
- a CDS encoding MinD/ParA family ATP-binding protein produces MGEIIAFGGGKGGSGKSFLISLTGSLLAAAGKKVVLVDLDLGAANLHSFFGISVSKPGLQDFMEGRAASLSDCCLETSIPRLSLISSKGCTAHVADLPAGWVQRLIQGFRTLPHECILLDLGAGTYKNNLDFFLAASRGVLVTTPEPTAVENLFRFIHALFMRKIRGHVGDGGLRELTRICLALKPATSIRPLDMAKALETKDSEAARKLIADIEGMRLYLLLNQVRKTMDAEVAAQLMGFYPKLFGSVFSLGAVVSHGDEVNDAIMSREPFLKNYRSHTITRQVMGLARQLLSNR; encoded by the coding sequence ATGGGAGAAATCATAGCCTTTGGCGGCGGCAAGGGAGGCAGCGGGAAGAGCTTTCTCATTTCCCTCACGGGAAGCCTTCTGGCTGCTGCCGGAAAAAAGGTGGTGCTGGTGGATCTGGATCTGGGTGCTGCCAATCTCCATTCTTTTTTTGGTATTAGCGTTTCAAAACCGGGGCTACAGGATTTTATGGAAGGCCGTGCTGCCAGCCTTTCGGACTGCTGCCTTGAAACTTCCATCCCCCGTCTTTCTCTCATATCGTCCAAGGGATGCACAGCCCATGTGGCGGATCTGCCCGCAGGCTGGGTGCAGCGCCTGATTCAGGGGTTCAGAACTCTTCCCCACGAGTGCATACTGCTGGATCTTGGGGCCGGAACCTATAAGAACAATCTGGATTTTTTTCTGGCCGCATCCCGTGGTGTGCTGGTGACGACACCGGAACCCACGGCTGTTGAAAATCTTTTCCGTTTCATCCATGCCCTTTTCATGCGTAAAATCAGAGGCCATGTGGGCGATGGCGGTTTGAGGGAGCTTACCCGCATCTGTCTTGCCTTAAAACCGGCCACTTCCATTCGTCCTCTGGATATGGCCAAAGCCCTTGAAACCAAAGATTCCGAAGCTGCCCGCAAACTGATAGCAGACATTGAAGGTATGCGCCTTTATCTGCTCCTCAATCAGGTGAGAAAAACCATGGATGCGGAAGTGGCCGCCCAGCTCATGGGTTTTTACCCGAAGCTTTTTGGTTCTGTTTTTTCCCTTGGTGCCGTTGTCAGCCATGGAGATGAGGTGAATGATGCCATCATGAGCCGGGAACCCTTTTTGAAAAATTACCGAAGCCATACCATCACCCGTCAGGTGATGGGGCTTGCCCGCCAGCTTCTCTCAAACAGGTAG
- a CDS encoding MerR family transcriptional regulator — MYAISELAAELEISPSTIRFYEDKGLISPERSAGNQRLYSRKHKARLKLILRGKRFGFSLAEIAEMIGYADVPLHEAEQIRKSLAFGREKLEEIRRKKEDLALLEADILSMQEFLEKRLQSIK; from the coding sequence ATGTACGCCATATCAGAGCTGGCCGCAGAGCTGGAAATCAGTCCTTCCACCATCCGTTTTTATGAGGATAAGGGATTGATATCCCCTGAACGCAGTGCCGGTAACCAGCGGCTCTATTCCAGAAAACATAAAGCAAGACTCAAGCTGATTCTTCGGGGCAAGCGTTTTGGATTTTCTCTGGCAGAAATTGCGGAAATGATCGGATATGCGGATGTTCCCCTCCATGAGGCCGAGCAGATTCGTAAAAGCCTTGCCTTTGGCAGGGAAAAGCTTGAGGAAATACGAAGAAAAAAAGAGGATCTGGCCCTTCTGGAGGCTGATATTCTTTCCATGCAGGAGTTTCTGGAAAAACGTTTGCAATCCATAAAATAA